In a genomic window of Wyeomyia smithii strain HCP4-BCI-WySm-NY-G18 chromosome 1, ASM2978416v1, whole genome shotgun sequence:
- the LOC129730222 gene encoding basic helix-loop-helix transcription factor scleraxis-like isoform X2, with protein MSVRGNRNRRLAEASKSMDNVYQELLDANDFIGSSGTIGGDGHCQRSQANARERFRTHSVNSAFTNLRLLIPTEPKNRKLSKIETLRLAKSYISHLMAVLVTGNLRQPCLLAQSSQQFDIEGGDETKATTLQEDSALDVVGKPDSCINSRPTRANICTFCVSPKR; from the exons ATGAGTGTGCGCGGGAATAGAAACCGGCGGCTTGCTGAAGCCAGTAAATCGATGGATAACGTGTACCAGGAACTGCTGGATGCCAACGATTTTATCGGGTCGTCTGGAACGATCGGAGGCGATGGACACTGTCAGCGGTCGCAGGCGAATGCAAGGGAGCGCTTCAGAACTCACAG TGTCAATTCCGCCTTCACCAACCTGCGGTTGCTGATTCCAACAGAACCAAAAAATCGAAAGCTGTCCAAAATCGAAACCTTACGACTGGCTAAAAGCTATATCTCGCATCTCATGGCAGTTCTGGTGACAG GAAATCTAAGACAACCATGCTTGCTAGCACAGAGCTCCCAGCAGTTCGACATCGAAGGCGGGGATGAAACGAAAGCGACCACTTTACAGGAGGACTCTGCTCTCGACGTTGTCGGTAAACCTGACAGTTGCATAAATAGTCGCCCCACCAGGGCAAATATTTGTACGTTTTGTGTATCACCAAAACGGTGA
- the LOC129730222 gene encoding basic helix-loop-helix transcription factor scleraxis-like isoform X1, which translates to MSVRGNRNRRLAEASKSMDNVYQELLDANDFIGSSGTIGGDGHCQRSQANARERFRTHSASFSVNSAFTNLRLLIPTEPKNRKLSKIETLRLAKSYISHLMAVLVTGNLRQPCLLAQSSQQFDIEGGDETKATTLQEDSALDVVGKPDSCINSRPTRANICTFCVSPKR; encoded by the exons ATGAGTGTGCGCGGGAATAGAAACCGGCGGCTTGCTGAAGCCAGTAAATCGATGGATAACGTGTACCAGGAACTGCTGGATGCCAACGATTTTATCGGGTCGTCTGGAACGATCGGAGGCGATGGACACTGTCAGCGGTCGCAGGCGAATGCAAGGGAGCGCTTCAGAACTCACAG TGCGTCTTTCAGTGTCAATTCCGCCTTCACCAACCTGCGGTTGCTGATTCCAACAGAACCAAAAAATCGAAAGCTGTCCAAAATCGAAACCTTACGACTGGCTAAAAGCTATATCTCGCATCTCATGGCAGTTCTGGTGACAG GAAATCTAAGACAACCATGCTTGCTAGCACAGAGCTCCCAGCAGTTCGACATCGAAGGCGGGGATGAAACGAAAGCGACCACTTTACAGGAGGACTCTGCTCTCGACGTTGTCGGTAAACCTGACAGTTGCATAAATAGTCGCCCCACCAGGGCAAATATTTGTACGTTTTGTGTATCACCAAAACGGTGA
- the LOC129731146 gene encoding chitooligosaccharidolytic beta-N-acetylglucosaminidase, protein MITSKACYFQFIVSFTICFVCIGGSLYKFRCNSGKCTRQHSNFTSGTERYFDTLNECRLLCGEYSSLWPIPTKELRLGDQTVEIHPNSISFNYTDGSDEVRGFLNQTQEIFLDNLFKECGPRCVHSTVVPLHITIKLDSNDLSLTWATNESYVLHVASDNNKTEVTLTASNVFGARHGLETLSQLMVAKNYADGNCLLVLAEARISDSPKFAHRGFLLDTARNYISTKAILRQLDGMASIKMNVLHWHITDSQSFPLELVSYPQVTKQGAYSEDESYSQADVRNIFQYAKQRGIRVILEFDAPAHAGNGWQWAPSANLGNIAVCINEQPWRQLCIEPPCGQFNPANENLYKVLDKVYSDFAQLIPAEEILHMGGDEVFFGCWNATEEIVDYLSKQGKGRGASDFLDLWAEFQSKVLELWDRARNSQIPSPTVLWSSHLTDPSVIEKYLPKDRYIIQTWVEKNADLPKKLLKKGYRLIISTKNAWYFDHGFWGVTTYYNWRKVYNNKILNSSLILGGEACTWTEFIDEHSLDSRTWPRLAAVGERLWADPTMDATKAEGRFYRQRDRLIKRGLSPEAVTPFWCEQNEGECR, encoded by the exons ATGATTACTTCGAAAGCGTGTTACTTCCAGTTTATAGTTAGTTTTACGATATGTTTTGTGTGTATCGGTGGTTCATTGTACAAATTTCGTTGCAACAGTGGAAAATGTACTAGACAACATTCGAACTTTACCAGCGGAACTGAACGATATTTCGATACACTAAACGAATGCCGATTATTGTGTGGCGAGTACAGCTCGTTATGGCCAATACCAACCAAAGAACTACGTTTGGGAGATCAAACGGTAGAAATACATCCTAACagcatttcattcaattatacgGACGGCTCTGACGAAGTTCGCGGATTTTTGAACCAAACGCAGGAGATTTTTTTGGACAATTTGTTCAAAGAATGTGGCCCTCGTTGCGTGCATTCAACCGTGGTACCGCTGCATATCACTATAAAGCTTGATTCGAACGACTTAAGTCTCACATGGGCAACCAATGAATCCTACGTACTGCATGTTGCAAGTGATAACAACAAAACCGAAGTCACGCTTACAGCTTCTAATGTTTTCGGAGCTCGGCATGGGCTGGAAACATTATCACAGTTGATGGTTGCGAAAAACTATGCCGATGGTAATTGTCTGCTAGTTTTAGCCGAAGCCCGCATTAGCGACTCACCTAAGTTTGCCCATCGAGGGTTTTTGCTCGATACAGCTAGAAATTACATCTCAACAAAAGCCATTCTTCGGCAGCTCGATGGTATGGCCtcaataaaaatgaatgtgTTACACTGGCACATAACGGATTCACAAAGTTTTCCTCTGGAACTAGTTAGTTACCCACAGGTTACAAAACAAGGGGCATATTCCGAAGACGAATCGTACAGTCAAGCTGATGTGAGGAACATTTTTCAATATGCCAAACAACGTGGTATACGAGTTATTCTTGAATTCGATGCACCAGCCCATGCGGGTAACGGTTGGCAGTGGGCTCCCTCAGCCAATTTGGGCAATATTGCCGTATGCATCAACGAACAACCATGGCGTCAGTTGTGCATAGAGCCTCCCTGTGGCCAGTTCAATCCGGCAAATGAGAACCTATACAAAGTGTTAGATAAGGTATATTCTGACTTTGCTCAGCTCATACCAGCCGAAGAAATTTTACACATGGGAGGAGACGAAGTATTTTTCGGTTGTTGGAATGCTACAGAGGAAATCGTAGACTACCTGAGTAAACAAGGAAAAGGTCGAGGAGCGAGTGATTTTTTGGACCTCTGGGCAGAATTCCAATCCAAAGTGCTTGAGCTTTGGGATCGTGCTCGAAATTCTCAGATCCCATCGCCCACGGTGCTGTGGTCAAGCCACTTAACCGATCCAAGTGTTATAGAGAAATATTTACCAAAAGATCGGTATATTATACAAACTTGGGTTGAAAAAAACGCCGATTTACCAAAAAAGTTGCTAAAGAAAGGATACAGGCTAATCATTTCGACCAAAAACGCTTGGTACTTCGACCATGGCTTTTGGGGTGTAACAACTTACTACAATTGGCGAAAAGTGTACAACAATAAAATTCTAAATAGTAGTCTGATTCTCGGAGGAGAAGCTTGCACGTGGACAGAATTCATCGATGAACACTCTTTAG ATTCCCGAACCTGGCCAAGGCTGGCAGCAGTGGGAGAGCGACTGTGGGCAGATCCAACGATGGACGCAACCAAAGCTGAGGGTCGTTTCTATCGTCAACGCGATCGCCTCATCAAACGTGGCTTAAGTCCGGAAGCAGTTACACCATTCTGGTGTGAACAGAATGAAGGAGAGTgtcgatag
- the LOC129732879 gene encoding zinc finger protein ubi-d4-like, giving the protein MASAAGGVDIQIVSMPNLQKIENFMRDSTYRETLEVSASFNTRLCLERRMRIPFFDSQTGVAQNHSNLYMAHCRRMPGHREGQLYTYPSTRWRKSKRQYLNKIQNLRPFSNLKSSAAPSLLGNISLPPPTRDTSELLTAPESDFNASLLEESSLGATVDTDSKDSHQNQPVIKEEPLPKDWYYDEMALNDDDLDDPEGGDSDYDYNVNGYKRKGKRSKRSSHGGGKRSRGSQGSSAAAAAAADYEGVGSPGGSSRKGRPPAGTGAGTKRGRKKTPKESAAAIDKQLEENISGGFAEPPSFETAAAAVDMGENGENGTGYGGSADLRNYRKYL; this is encoded by the coding sequence ATGGCCTCCGCCGCAGGTGGTGTGGACATCCAAATCGTCTCGATGCCAAACCtgcagaaaatagaaaattttatgCGTGATTCAACCTATCGGGAAACGCTGGAAGTCAGTGCCTCCTTCAATACACGGCTTTGCCTGGAGCGCCGAATGCGAATACCGTTTTTCGACTCGCAGACCGGCGTCGCTCAGAATCACAGCAACCTCTATATGGCGCACTGTCGAAGGATGCCCGGTCATCGAGAAGGACAACTCTACACGTATCCGTCAACGCGGTGGCGAAAGTCCAAGCGACAATACCTGAACAAAATACAGAATTTGCGACCATTCAGTAACCTGAAAAGCAGCGCAGCGCCAAGTTTACTCGGCAATATCTCCCTACCGCCACCGACTCGAGATACTAGCGAACTACTGACAGCACCGGAGTCCGATTTTAACGCCTCCCTGCTGGAAGAATCTTCATTAGGTGCAACCGTGGATACCGATAGTAAAGATAGTCACCAAAATCAACCCGTCATCAAAGAGGAGCCCTTGCCCAAGGACTGGTACTACGATGAGATGGCACTGAACGACGATGACCTGGACGACCCGGAAGGAGGGGACTCTGATTACGACTACAACGTGAATGGGTACAAACGCAAAGGCAAAAGAAGCAAGCGGTCCTCCCATGGTGGTGGCAAAAGAAGTCGAGGTAGTCAAGGATCCTCGGCAGCGGCTGCTGCTGCAGCAGACTACGAGGGAGTGGGTTCCCCGGGCGGTTCGTCTCGTAAAGGCCGACCGCCCGCAGGTACCGGTGCTGGAACCAAAAGAGGTCGCAAAAAAACTCCGAAAGAGTCGGCCGCTGCAATCGACAAACAACTGGAGGAAAACATTAGTGGCGGTTTCGCAGAGCCACCCTCCTTCGAAACGGCAGCCGCGGCCGTTGATATGGGTGAAAACGGCGAGAACGGTACCGGATATGGGGGCAGTGCGGACCTAAGGAACTACCGGAAGTACCTGTAA
- the LOC129732876 gene encoding vacuolar protein sorting-associated protein 16 homolog — protein sequence MSLLCNTGDWFTLGHGNSYRKIDLYTMDWPASINLEQMTVHAASYGGPIALVKDFKQFLKLSGTGTTKPMIRIFNCAGKLISSITWDNGNLVCMGWSDAEEFLCVQNDGFVWIYDMFGNFQHKFSMGKDVTEVIEAKIFASNSGTGVAVITASYKIYIVNSIKDPKSRPLSELLTLSKDLTCWELVSKERNTCCLLARDTEVILARHGDSAPLTLVITMKSEFSSIIALSVSFNHRHLALYTNTGVLWLGSADLKNKYCEYATGRSERPQQIMWCCDADPHPDKQAVVVSYPSMVLVVGMTGDSNIYTYDSPTVLIQEMDAVRILTNGYHELIQRVPKCTSNIFGISISEPASFLFEAHRKFQERSHQSDEYLCLIQSRLASAVAECVDAAGQEFDPHTQKSLIRAAYFGKGFLPGYNPEGYIEMCRVLRVLNALRDRNVGMPLTLRQFNYLQPLVILDRLIFRKHYALAIQVAKHLKLPESRILEHWAFHKIVHDKNEEEVARKISEKFLSHQTLERISFANVAKKAQQVGKTKLAITLLELEPRKSLQVPLLLKLGANEKALMAATQSGDTDLIYMVILEMKSTTALAKFQMVIRRFPLAQNLYKKYCQANSLSTLKDIYSQEDDFQSQAELGLREALEISNVEVSIPDISGNYKKAGKLLETEACDEAKKFMKHQKAIDEKYQKRLYGLPLHATIRQLLLLGDLKYAERLKSEFRMPDRRYWWLRVQVLSQQFQWEELERFSKSKKSPIGYEPFVEVCLSQRKVDEAKRYLPRCSEENKLKWYLRAGCYVEAATIAYEQKDIDSLLKIYDYCSNDSALSAKVENLIGQLSSKK from the exons ATGTCTCTTTTGTGTAACACCGGGGATTGGTTCACGCTTGGCCATGGCAATTCTTACAG GAAAATCGATCTGTATACAATGGACTGGCCAGCTAGCATTAATCTCGAGCAAAtgacggttcacgccgcttccTATGGTGGACCGATTGCCCTGGTTAAAGATTTCAAACAATTCCTCAAACTATCTGGTACCGGGACTACCAAACCGATGATTCGAATTTTTAACTGTGCTGGAAAATTGATTTCTTCTATTACG TGGGACAATGGAAATCTCGTTTGCATGGGTTGGTCAGATGCGGAAGAGTTCCTCTGTGTGCAGAACGATGGTTTCGTGTGGATCTATGACATGTTCGGAAACTTTCAGCACAAGTTCAGCATGGGAAAAGATGTGACAGAGGTGATCGAGGCTAAAATTTTTGCCTCCAACTCCGGCACTGGCGTCGCGGTTATCACAGCGAGCTACAAAATTTACATCGTAAATAGCATTAAAGATCCGAAATCGCGACCCCTATCCGAGTTGCTGACACTCTCCAA ggACCTAACATGCTGGGAATTAGTGTCGAAAGAACGCAACACCTGTTGCCTATTGGCTCGAGATACAGAAGTTATTCTAGCTCGACATGGAGACAGTGCTCCGTTGACTCTCGTGATTACGATGAAAAGCGAATTTAGTAGTATTATTGCACTGTCGGTGTCATTCAATCATCGTCACCTGGCACTGTACACCAACACAGGAGTTCTCTGGTTGGGTTCGgcggatttaaaaaataagTACTGTGAATATGCCACGGGTCGCAGTGAACGGCCACAGCAGATTATGTGGTGCTGTGACGCAGATCCACATCCAGACAAGCAAGCAGTAGTCGTAAGCTATCCATCGATGGTTCTGGTTGTTGGCATGACCGGTGACTCTAACATTTACACGTACGATTCACCAACGGTGTTGATTCAGGAGATGGACGCGGTTCGGATACTTACTAATGGATACCATGAACTGATTCAGCGTGTACCGAAGTGTACGAGTAACATATTCGGAATCAGCATCAGCGAACCGGCAAGCTTCCTTTTCGAGGCCCATAGAAAATTCCAGGAACGTAGTCATCAGTCGGACGAGTACCTTTGTCTGATACAGAGCCGTTTGGCATCGGCGGTCGCCGAGTGTGTGGATGCCGCTGGACAGGAGTTCGATCCACACACCCAGAAAAGCTTGATTCGAGCGGCCTATTTTGGGAAAGGTTTTTTACCTGGTTATAATCCCGAAGGCTATATTGAAATGTGTCGAGTTTTGCGGGTTCTGAACGCTTTGCGTGACAGGAATGTCGGAATGCCGCTCACTTTGAGACA ATTCAACTATCTACAGCCGTTGGTGATTCTGGATAGATTGATTTTTCGTAAACATTACGCATTGGCAATACAAGTTGCAAAGCATCTCAAACTGCCCGAGTCACGGATTTTGGAACATTGGGCGTTTCACAAAATCGTACACGACaaaa ATGAAGAAGAGGTTGCAcgcaaaatttcggaaaagtttctttCTCATCAGACGTTGGAGCGCATCTCGTTTGCGAATGTCGCCAAAAAGGCCCAACAGGTGGGTAAGACGAAATTAGCTATCACTCTATTGGAGCTGGAGCCACGCAAAAGCCTGCAGGTGCCACTGCTGCTGAAGTTGGGCGCTAACGAGAAGGCACTGATGGCAGCAACGCAATCCGGTGACACGGACCTTATCTACATGGTAATCCTGGAGATGAAAAGTACCACTGCGTTGGCCAAGTTCCAAATGGTTATCCGACGTTTTCCGCTTGCGCAGAACTTGTACAAAAAGTATTGTCAGGCAAACAGTTTGTCCACGTTGAAAGACATCTACTCTCAGGAGGATGATTTCCAGTCACAGGCAGAGCTAGGGCTACGGGAAGCGTTGGAAATTAGCAACGTCGAGGTGTCTATTCCGGATATCAGTGGTAACTATAAGAAGGCTGGCAAGTTACTAGAAACAGAGGCTTGTGACGAGGCGAAAAAATTTATGAAGCATCAGAAG GCTATCGATGAGAAGTACCAGAAGCGGTTATATGGACTTCCGTTGCATGCAACAATTCGGCAACTGTTGCTTCTGGGCGATTTGAAATATGCTGAACGATTGAAGAGCGAATTTCGCATGCCGGACCGTCGCTACTGGTGGCTCCGTGTTCAAGTTCTCTCCCAGCAGTTCCAGTGGGAGGAACTGGAGCGTTTTTCCAAATCAAAAAAGAGCCCGATTGGCTACGAACCGTTCGTAGAGGTGTGCCTCAGCCAACGGAAGGTGGACGAAGCTAAGCGATATCTGCCTCGTTGCAGCGAAGAGAACAAACTAAAGTGGTACCTGCGGGCCGGGTGCTACGTCGAAGCGGCCACCATTGCCTACGAACAGAAGGATATCGATAGTCTGCTGAAAATTTACGATTACTGTTCCAACGATTCAGCTCTGTCGGCCAAGGTGGAGAATTTAATCGGGCAGCTGTCGTCCAAAAAATGA